In Deinococcus puniceus, one genomic interval encodes:
- a CDS encoding DUF427 domain-containing protein, translating to MKAEWNGQVIAESADTVVVEGNHYFPIDSVQAGVLQPSPTHSTCPWKGEASYYSLTVDGQTNKDAAWYYPAPKDAAKQIAGRVAFWKGVTVS from the coding sequence ATGAAGGCCGAATGGAATGGTCAAGTGATTGCCGAATCTGCCGATACGGTGGTCGTCGAAGGCAACCATTACTTCCCCATAGACAGTGTGCAGGCGGGCGTGTTGCAGCCCAGCCCCACCCACTCCACTTGCCCTTGGAAGGGAGAGGCCAGCTACTACAGCCTGACTGTAGACGGCCAAACCAACAAAGACGCCGCTTGGTACTACCCTGCCCCCAAGGACGCCGCCAAGCAAATCGCCGGACGGGTGGCCTTCTGGAAGGGCGTGACGGTGAGCTGA